The following proteins are co-located in the Deinococcus aerius genome:
- a CDS encoding DNA polymerase III: MTTTVLLHGPLLEQTGDFRGNALLLTGPARVGKRDVALAVAAQHNCSGTRGMYGEGCGICPSCRAFAAGAHPDLLIVEPRATTSTGKAARRKVIPIGAILENRDKGREYETHVFEFLEVRPTFRRRVVVVDGAEHLGAEAANALLKLVEEPPHRALFVFLAEDVRAVIPTIVSRSARLSVTPAPDRAIERTLTRAGEAPDAELVAFAAGRAGVLADREAVRAALTDAAEFTHALNTGLLSALEAAERLEKRWNADWHPEALRFTWRTLSAHERARADAALEALQTALEAYASPSLSFQVFVLNLREALGEG, encoded by the coding sequence ATGACTACCACCGTCCTCCTCCACGGCCCGCTGCTCGAACAGACGGGCGACTTCCGGGGTAATGCCCTGCTGCTCACCGGCCCGGCGCGGGTGGGCAAGCGCGACGTGGCGCTGGCGGTCGCCGCCCAGCACAACTGCTCGGGCACGCGCGGCATGTACGGGGAGGGCTGCGGGATATGCCCCTCCTGCCGGGCCTTCGCGGCGGGGGCGCACCCCGACCTCCTGATCGTCGAGCCCCGCGCCACCACCTCGACGGGCAAGGCCGCGCGGCGCAAGGTCATCCCCATCGGCGCGATCCTGGAGAACCGCGACAAGGGCCGCGAGTACGAGACGCACGTGTTCGAGTTCCTGGAGGTCCGGCCCACCTTCCGCCGCCGCGTCGTGGTGGTGGACGGCGCCGAGCATCTGGGGGCGGAGGCGGCGAACGCCCTCCTGAAGCTCGTGGAGGAGCCGCCGCACCGGGCGCTGTTCGTCTTCCTGGCCGAGGACGTGCGCGCCGTGATCCCCACCATTGTGAGCCGCAGCGCCCGCCTGAGCGTGACCCCCGCCCCCGACCGCGCCATCGAGCGCACCCTGACCCGGGCGGGCGAGGCGCCGGACGCCGAACTCGTCGCGTTCGCCGCCGGGCGGGCCGGGGTCCTGGCCGACCGGGAGGCCGTGCGCGCGGCCCTGACCGACGCCGCCGAGTTCACCCACGCGCTGAATACCGGCCTGCTGAGTGCGCTGGAGGCCGCCGAGCGGCTGGAGAAGCGCTGGAACGCCGACTGGCACCCCGAGGCGCTGCGCTTCACCTGGCGCACCCTCTCGGCCCACGAGCGCGCCCGCGCCGACGCCGCCCTGGAGGCCCTGCAAACCGCGCTGGAGGCCTACGCCAGCCCCAGCCTGAGCTTCCAGGTCTTCGTCCTGAATCTGCGGGAGGCGCTGGGGGAGGGGTGA